The following coding sequences lie in one Heteronotia binoei isolate CCM8104 ecotype False Entrance Well chromosome 6, APGP_CSIRO_Hbin_v1, whole genome shotgun sequence genomic window:
- the PWWP2B gene encoding PWWP domain-containing protein 2B has protein sequence MEEEGEAKEPQVGSWLPVLVEQVVNDTLVVTLSCGERRFTGILLDCTKKSGLFCVPPASLPKTDDPPKPCANGTSEDREPKKLETELWSSDETLSKANSEEHVPPLLPPPPSGSVPPYPPYFEGAPFPPPLWLRRTYNQWVPQPPPRTIKRTRRRLSRNRDPGRLIMSTIRLRPRQVLCEKCKNTLNPEEDGKVRQNAKTRRKLSIQDKEQKRHSESEYVEKRNKREKREDDKFSGELLHRTPVIKISYSTPQGKGEVVKIPSRVHGSGKPFCPQRLLQNGGEDQEEDRDSEQYQEPKCFMDKSSGGHLASIPKLKLTRPVHSSTDAPPPKIRLKPHRMNEGDNVSIYKAELIDEMNVPPSRRRSHAAADAFYTDESADRSLAEMSSGSSCEEEDFKRFHQGKDGHDNLAFLMNYRKRKADSSSLSVCSNDSLDESKSSSSEVTSPEMCDFLPGDDASVSSSSKEERKIVPPLTVRLHTHSVSKCVTEDGRTISVGDVVWGKIHGFPWWPARVLDINLSQKENGDPSWQEAKVSWFGSPTTSFLSLSKLSPFSEYFKLRFNRKKKGMYRKAITEAAKAVEHLTPEIRDILTQFET, from the coding sequence GTCTGGATTGTTTTGTGTACCGCCGGCTTCATTACCAAAGACTGATGACCCTCCTAAACCTTGCGCTAATGGGACATCTGAAGACAGAGAACCTAAAAAGCTGGAGACTGAACTGTGGTCTTCAGATGAAACACTTTCCAAGGCCAATAGTGAGGAACATGTTCCTCCCCTCTTGCCTCCACCACCATCAGGCAGTGTTCCTCCTTACCCTCCCTATTTTGAGGGagcccctttcccccctcccttatgGCTAAGGCGCACGTATAATCAGTGGGTACCACAGCCACCCCCAAGAACTATAAAAAGGACAAGGAGACGCTTGTCCCGAAATAGAGACCCAGGAAGGCTCATCATGAGCACCATTAGGTTGAGACCAAGGCAAGTGCTTTGTGAAAAGTGTAAGAACACCCTAAATCCAGAGGAGGATGGTAAAGTAAGGCAAAATGCTAAAACCAGAAGGAAACTAAGCATTCAAGATAAGGAGCAAAAAAGACACAGTGAATCTGAGTATGTAGAGAAGAGGAACAAAAGAGAAAAACGAGAAGATGACAAGTTCTCTGGGGAGTTGCTGCATCGGACTCCTGTTATCAAAATATCTTACAGCACCCCACAAGGTAAAGGAGAAGTGGTGAAAATTCCCTCTCGAGTTCATGGCTCAGGGAAGCCATTTTGTCCTCAGAGACTACTGCAGAATGGAGGGGAGGACCAAGAAGAGGATCGAGACTCAGAGCAGTATCAGGAACCGAAATGTTTTATGGACAAGTCATCAGGTGGCCATCTTGCTTCCATTCCAAAGCTGAAGTTAACTAGGCCTGTGCATTCCAGCACAGATGCGCCACCTCCAAAAATCAGGCTGAAGCCCCATCGAATGAATGAGGGGGATAATGTTTCAATATATAAAGCTGAACTTATTGATGAGATGAATGTCCCTCCCAGCAGGAGAAGGTCTCATGCTGCTGCTGATGCTTTTTATACTGACGAGTCTGCTGATAGAAGTCTAGCAGAAATGTCTTCAGGCAGCTCCTGTGAAGAGGAGGACTTCAAAAGGTTTCACCAAGGTAAAGATGGACATGATAACTTGGCTTTTCTCATGAATTATCGTAAAAGGAAAGCAGATTCTTCTAGCTTATCAGTATGTAGCAATGACAGCCTAGATGAATCCAAATCTTCCAGCTCAGAAGTAACATCCCCAGAAATGTGTGACTTTTTACCTGGTGATGATGCATctgtctcttcttcttcaaaagaggaACGCAAAATTGTGCCCCCATTAACCGTTCGACTGCACACGCACAGCGTCTCCAAGTGTGTCACTGAAGATGGAAGAACTATATCAGTGGGAGATGTCGTTTGGGGTAAAATTCATGGCTTCCCATGGTGGCCGGCCCGTGTTCTTGACATAAATCTGAGCCAAAAGGAAAATGGAGACCCTTCTTGGCAGGAAGCAAAAGTTTCATGGTTTGGTTCTCCAACAACATCTTTCCTATCTCTATCAAAACTGTCCCCCTTCTCTGAATATTTCAAACTACGATTTAATCGTAAAAAGAAAGGGATGTATCGAAAAGCTATTACTGAAGCTGCCAAGGCAGTGGAACACCTGACCCCAGAAATAAGAGATATCTTAACACAATTTGAAACATAA